One window of the Pedobacter ginsengisoli genome contains the following:
- a CDS encoding PVC-type heme-binding CxxCH protein has protein sequence MKLKQSILMFCILLASSGCNMSKKTSQGNVKGITNPDQKQFAEHIRTTEFQTPEQERAGFKLPPGFEITLYASEPDIGKPINMEFDEKGRLWVTQSSEYPMAAAPAKGHDKITILEDSDGDGKADKFIPFAENLNIPIGLIPVRKGAIAFSIPNIYQFTDTNGDWKSDKKKVILGEFGHQDTHGMVNNFIRGFDGWIYACHGFTNTSTIAGTDGDSIRMVSGNTFRFRPDGSRVEQTSYGRVNPFGYTFDEWGYLYSVDCHSKPIYQLIRGAEYPHFGKKSPAMGFAPEMMSYELGSTALSGLVYYSGEQFPEEYRNSFYSGDVVTCRINRNTMSFAGSSPEAKRQEDFLISSDPWFRPVNIKTGPDGALYIADFYNRIIGHYEVPLDHPLRDRQSGRIWKITYKGDKKHKDNKLKDWSKASLVELIKNLNHPQLNLRMMIANQIVEGYGEKAADQLTVKLKSSKTDSRSYVQALWILFRLKALQDGVLDKALNHNDPVIRVHAYRILAEKTAISLKYQQKALNALKDTNTHVQRVAAEVLGKYPKAAAIKALLPVYTGSGEQDSHLKYTVLLAIRDNLKHTEVMKSVLAQNWNEEQLKVLIKVILDVPSKEAALFAMTYLQNHNLSNNELLSNLEYIGRYMDAENLKKPIEFIQKKFSNDLDVQYVLFNTMQQGLRQGGGKLTPSMKSWGISLAEKSLKNSLAMSSMWSNKPLEQTGDPVNPWSTINHAIIAELPTLKVIWSEINGYPPTGILVSPDFVLPSSLALSVFDNDVHNTESKIGISKNAVRIRLAKSKKIIASYRAVFHEKMEAKELMKSVKFNLEPYKGQLAFIEVVDSTKTGSVGIGGLMPAVLDIPDKGVAETAARYTLAAEIVNDYKVYELEPEMEMLAKARWADYKTRAAASMALMNLNAAKHKALISEIFLSLDESQLLKEKIAQVIAQDNSVSRHALLQKGFEGSQRSLQLAIATILANSEKGIDYLLTSVKQGDVKFDLLSELPVKEGFAANISPKQQQKLDQMSLGQSSESEARKQLIASRLSAFDPAAVTVESGKAMFIQNCSMCHQIKGNGGMIGPQLDGIGNWGQKALTEKVLDPNRNISQAFRTYNIVLANGKVLTGLYRREEGEVLVFANPGGQEFSVPKNEIKERKPSRYTLMPDQFSKTIAKKDFDALLKYLLSVKE, from the coding sequence TTCGAAATTACACTGTATGCATCTGAACCAGACATAGGAAAACCAATCAACATGGAGTTTGATGAAAAAGGCAGGCTATGGGTCACCCAATCATCTGAATATCCTATGGCGGCAGCTCCCGCAAAAGGTCATGATAAAATAACCATACTGGAAGATTCAGATGGAGATGGTAAGGCAGATAAATTTATCCCATTTGCAGAAAATCTAAACATCCCAATTGGTTTAATCCCGGTTCGCAAAGGCGCTATTGCATTTAGTATCCCAAATATTTACCAGTTTACCGATACCAATGGAGATTGGAAATCAGATAAAAAAAAAGTAATCTTAGGTGAATTTGGTCACCAGGATACGCATGGGATGGTTAATAACTTTATAAGAGGTTTCGATGGATGGATCTACGCTTGCCATGGTTTTACCAATACTTCAACAATTGCAGGTACTGATGGTGATTCCATTAGGATGGTTTCAGGAAACACATTTCGTTTTCGGCCTGATGGGAGCAGGGTGGAGCAAACCTCCTATGGTCGTGTTAACCCATTTGGCTATACTTTCGATGAATGGGGTTATTTATATTCAGTTGATTGTCATTCTAAACCAATTTATCAATTGATTAGAGGAGCTGAGTATCCTCATTTTGGGAAGAAGTCACCAGCAATGGGTTTTGCTCCTGAAATGATGAGTTACGAGCTTGGGTCAACAGCGCTATCTGGTTTAGTCTACTATTCTGGAGAACAATTCCCGGAAGAATACCGAAACAGTTTTTATTCAGGAGATGTGGTTACCTGCAGGATCAATAGAAATACAATGTCCTTTGCAGGCTCATCTCCGGAAGCGAAACGTCAGGAAGATTTCTTAATCAGTTCTGACCCCTGGTTCAGGCCAGTTAACATTAAAACAGGACCTGATGGCGCTTTATATATTGCTGATTTCTATAACCGTATTATTGGGCATTATGAAGTACCTCTGGATCACCCTCTGAGAGACCGTCAAAGTGGACGGATCTGGAAAATTACTTATAAAGGGGATAAAAAACATAAAGATAATAAGCTTAAAGATTGGTCAAAAGCAAGCCTTGTTGAACTGATTAAAAACTTAAACCATCCTCAACTTAATCTAAGGATGATGATTGCTAATCAAATTGTTGAAGGTTATGGTGAAAAGGCAGCTGATCAGTTAACTGTTAAACTTAAATCATCCAAAACCGATTCAAGGTCTTATGTACAGGCTTTGTGGATTTTGTTTCGTTTAAAGGCTTTGCAGGATGGAGTTTTAGACAAAGCACTCAATCATAACGATCCAGTAATTAGAGTGCATGCATATAGAATACTTGCTGAGAAAACAGCAATTTCATTAAAATATCAGCAAAAGGCATTAAATGCGTTAAAAGATACAAATACACATGTACAACGCGTTGCCGCAGAAGTGTTGGGTAAATATCCAAAAGCTGCAGCTATTAAGGCTTTACTGCCGGTTTACACTGGCTCTGGTGAACAGGATAGTCATTTAAAATACACTGTTCTATTAGCCATACGAGATAATTTAAAGCATACTGAAGTAATGAAAAGTGTTCTTGCTCAGAATTGGAATGAGGAACAGTTAAAAGTATTGATCAAAGTTATTCTTGATGTGCCATCTAAAGAAGCCGCACTATTTGCAATGACGTATCTGCAAAACCACAATTTATCGAACAATGAACTACTTTCTAATTTAGAATATATTGGTCGTTATATGGATGCCGAAAACTTGAAGAAACCTATTGAGTTTATCCAGAAAAAGTTTTCTAATGATCTTGATGTGCAGTATGTGTTGTTTAATACCATGCAGCAGGGTTTACGACAAGGGGGAGGAAAATTAACCCCCTCAATGAAAAGCTGGGGAATCAGTCTGGCAGAAAAATCATTAAAAAATAGCTTAGCTATGTCTAGTATGTGGAGTAATAAGCCACTAGAGCAAACCGGTGATCCGGTAAATCCATGGTCAACGATAAATCATGCAATTATTGCCGAGTTGCCTACTCTTAAAGTAATCTGGAGTGAGATTAATGGTTATCCTCCGACTGGTATATTGGTTTCTCCTGATTTTGTGTTACCCTCATCTTTAGCGCTTAGTGTATTTGATAACGATGTACATAACACGGAATCCAAAATAGGTATTTCAAAAAATGCTGTTCGAATTCGTTTGGCTAAATCTAAAAAGATAATTGCCTCTTATCGTGCGGTATTTCATGAAAAAATGGAAGCTAAAGAACTTATGAAATCAGTCAAATTCAATTTAGAGCCTTATAAGGGACAACTGGCATTTATTGAAGTTGTGGATAGTACCAAGACCGGATCTGTTGGTATTGGAGGATTAATGCCTGCTGTTTTAGATATTCCTGATAAAGGGGTAGCAGAAACAGCTGCGCGCTATACGTTGGCGGCTGAAATTGTAAACGATTACAAGGTATATGAGTTAGAACCAGAAATGGAAATGTTAGCAAAGGCGCGCTGGGCCGATTATAAGACTCGGGCTGCGGCTTCCATGGCTTTAATGAACTTAAACGCTGCCAAGCATAAAGCACTAATCTCCGAGATATTTTTGAGTCTTGATGAGAGTCAGTTATTAAAAGAAAAGATTGCTCAGGTAATTGCTCAGGATAATTCTGTAAGTCGACATGCCTTATTACAAAAAGGTTTTGAGGGAAGCCAGCGCAGCTTACAGCTGGCAATCGCAACTATACTTGCCAACTCTGAAAAAGGTATTGATTACCTTTTGACATCTGTTAAACAGGGTGATGTGAAATTTGATCTTTTATCTGAATTGCCGGTAAAAGAGGGGTTTGCTGCAAATATTAGCCCAAAACAACAGCAGAAATTAGATCAAATGAGCTTAGGCCAGTCTTCGGAAAGCGAAGCGCGGAAACAGTTGATAGCATCCCGTTTGTCAGCATTTGATCCTGCGGCTGTAACTGTTGAATCTGGTAAAGCAATGTTCATACAGAATTGTAGCATGTGCCACCAGATAAAAGGAAATGGGGGCATGATAGGTCCGCAGCTTGATGGTATTGGGAACTGGGGGCAAAAAGCCTTGACAGAAAAGGTATTAGATCCAAATCGGAACATTTCACAGGCTTTTAGAACATATAATATTGTTTTAGCCAACGGAAAAGTATTAACCGGTTTGTATCGCAGAGAAGAGGGTGAAGTATTGGTGTTTGCAAACCCTGGTGGTCAAGAATTTTCTGTTCCTAAAAATGAAATTAAAGAGAGAAAACCTTCCAGATACACATTAATGCCTGATCAATTTAGTAAAACCATTGCCAAAAAAGATTTTGATGCATTGCTTAAGTATTTGTTAAGTGTCAAAGAATAG
- a CDS encoding FG-GAP repeat domain-containing protein yields the protein MKNVKRPLIACLVVCMSLLNNTGSAQVKNKNVKLIQFKKHILIDEFVTEGTAVGDINKDGKMDIVAGPYWFEAPDWKRHELDAPKKFNWRDSYSNSFLNYAMDVNLDGWLDVIRVDFPGEPAVWYENPKNKEGHWKMHALYSSVGNESPAFVDVDGDGRIDLLCADSKGNKMIWLKAPSMKGDTAWTVNVISDVKDRGTHQFTHGLGYGDINKDGRSDVFIKSGWWEAPEDRTQTNWTWHPANFGDDCSQMYAMDLDGDGDIDVVSASSHNYGIWWHEQVKDDQGNIDWKRHEILKTFSQTHGLAMVDVNKDGHPDLVTGKRFYAHNGHDPGEEEPAVLYWFEYKPGKVPSWIAHQIDDNSGIGLQVITQDMNKDKLMDIVIGNKKGVFYFEQIKN from the coding sequence ATGAAGAACGTAAAAAGACCACTAATTGCATGTTTAGTTGTTTGTATGTCACTACTTAACAATACTGGATCAGCACAGGTTAAAAATAAAAATGTAAAGCTGATACAGTTTAAAAAGCACATTTTAATAGATGAGTTTGTTACTGAGGGAACAGCAGTAGGTGATATAAACAAAGATGGTAAAATGGATATTGTTGCAGGACCTTACTGGTTTGAAGCACCAGATTGGAAGCGACATGAACTTGACGCGCCCAAAAAGTTTAACTGGAGAGATTCTTATAGTAATTCATTTCTTAATTACGCAATGGACGTAAATCTAGATGGTTGGTTGGATGTCATTCGTGTTGATTTTCCCGGTGAACCTGCTGTATGGTATGAAAACCCTAAGAACAAAGAAGGACATTGGAAAATGCATGCACTATATTCATCAGTAGGGAATGAGTCGCCTGCCTTTGTCGACGTTGATGGAGATGGAAGGATTGATTTATTATGTGCAGATTCTAAGGGGAACAAGATGATTTGGTTAAAAGCTCCTTCTATGAAGGGGGATACTGCATGGACAGTCAATGTAATTAGCGATGTAAAGGATAGAGGCACGCATCAATTTACACACGGTTTGGGCTATGGGGATATCAATAAAGATGGTCGATCTGATGTATTTATTAAGAGCGGGTGGTGGGAAGCACCTGAAGATCGTACACAAACTAATTGGACATGGCACCCTGCTAATTTCGGTGATGACTGTTCACAAATGTATGCTATGGATTTAGATGGGGATGGTGACATTGATGTTGTGAGCGCTTCGTCCCATAATTACGGCATCTGGTGGCATGAACAGGTAAAAGATGACCAGGGAAATATAGATTGGAAGCGTCATGAGATTTTGAAAACTTTTTCGCAAACACATGGTCTTGCAATGGTCGATGTAAACAAAGATGGGCATCCTGATCTGGTAACTGGTAAACGTTTTTATGCACATAATGGGCATGATCCAGGGGAAGAAGAGCCAGCTGTTTTATACTGGTTTGAATATAAACCAGGAAAAGTACCATCTTGGATTGCACATCAGATTGATGACAATTCGGGAATAGGCTTGCAAGTGATAACGCAAGACATGAATAAGGATAAGCTTATGGATATTGTTATAGGAAATAAGAAAGGAGTATTCTATTTTGAGCAAATAAAGAACTAG
- a CDS encoding glycosyl hydrolase family 8 codes for MKIILPFFYFLIIFNPFRSEGRMFNDKKPFPQHAAYTKGTIKPNHKTQAQLDADVIFVYQRWKKNYLTEDIGEKGQYYIKYQQSGAVTCSEAHGYGMVTLAYMAGADSKARDYFDGMFHFFKAHPSNGNSKLMNWQQAIKDGKVVSVGRSCATDGDMDIAYALLLADKQWGSSGKINYKAEAISIINALKASIIHAKYKTLKMGDWAGEEGSRSTDGTRPSDFMFQHIKSYKKFTGDEVWDTVIQNSYGIVNHIFNKFSSQTGLLPDFAEYKSGNFIPAVGKLLEAPTDGCYSYNAARTPWRLATDYLTTGNTTLKNQLTTLNSWIRNETSDDPGRIRSGYQLDGKMMDGRNYQDLTYQSPFMVSAMIDSKNQQWLNKLWDNAVKNNKSYFGDSITMLCMITASGNWWLP; via the coding sequence ATGAAAATAATACTTCCTTTTTTTTATTTCCTGATCATATTTAATCCTTTTAGAAGTGAAGGTAGAATGTTTAATGATAAAAAGCCTTTCCCTCAGCATGCAGCATATACTAAAGGAACAATTAAGCCAAACCATAAAACTCAGGCTCAGTTGGATGCCGATGTAATTTTTGTTTATCAACGTTGGAAGAAAAACTATTTGACTGAAGATATTGGTGAAAAAGGACAATACTATATAAAGTACCAGCAAAGTGGGGCAGTTACCTGTTCTGAGGCCCATGGCTATGGAATGGTTACTCTGGCTTATATGGCCGGAGCCGATTCTAAGGCCAGGGACTATTTCGATGGAATGTTCCATTTTTTTAAAGCTCACCCAAGTAATGGCAATTCAAAATTAATGAATTGGCAGCAGGCGATAAAAGATGGTAAGGTTGTGTCTGTAGGGCGTAGCTGTGCGACTGATGGCGACATGGATATTGCCTATGCATTATTATTGGCTGATAAACAGTGGGGCAGCAGTGGAAAAATAAATTATAAAGCCGAGGCAATTTCAATTATTAATGCTTTGAAAGCATCGATTATACACGCTAAATATAAAACTTTAAAAATGGGAGATTGGGCAGGAGAGGAAGGATCCCGAAGTACAGATGGAACCAGACCATCTGATTTTATGTTTCAGCATATTAAATCATATAAAAAATTTACGGGAGATGAGGTATGGGATACAGTAATCCAAAATTCGTACGGCATAGTTAATCACATATTTAATAAATTTAGTAGTCAAACCGGTCTACTTCCTGATTTTGCTGAATACAAGAGTGGAAATTTTATTCCTGCAGTGGGTAAATTATTAGAAGCACCTACTGATGGTTGTTACTCTTACAATGCTGCCCGAACCCCCTGGAGGCTGGCAACCGATTATTTAACTACGGGCAATACTACTCTAAAAAATCAACTTACCACTTTAAACTCATGGATTAGAAATGAAACGTCTGATGATCCTGGCCGTATTCGTTCAGGATACCAGTTGGATGGTAAAATGATGGATGGCAGAAACTATCAGGACCTTACCTATCAATCTCCATTTATGGTCAGTGCTATGATTGATTCAAAGAATCAGCAATGGTTAAACAAACTTTGGGATAATGCTGTTAAAAACAACAAAAGCTACTTTGGCGATTCCATTACCATGTTATGTATGATTAC